Proteins from a single region of Gossypium arboreum isolate Shixiya-1 chromosome 1, ASM2569848v2, whole genome shotgun sequence:
- the LOC108480100 gene encoding tubulin-folding cofactor D-like: MQCKPLSEQQAKWLNKQLSKLWPFIAEVHTLAFCSGVLDSLAVELKASKDFSKLYAGIAILWHHISLNQPSVVYCFFFFLIFFF, from the exons ATGCAATGTAAGCCACTTTCGGAGCAGCAG GCAAAATGGTTGAACAAGCAATTGAGCAAATTATGGCCTTTTATTGCAGAG GTGCATACTTTGGCTTTCTGTTCCGGTGTTTTGGATTCTCTGGCGGTTGAATTGAAAGCATCAAAGGACTTCTCTAAGTTATATGCAGGAATTGCAATACTTTGGCATCACATAAGCTTGAACCAGCCCTCTGTTGTGTattgtttcttcttttttttgatctttttcttttga